Below is a window of Sulfurisphaera ohwakuensis DNA.
TTCTATCATAGAATTAGATGGCAAAAAGATGATTGTTAGTGAAAGGGCCGCATTCAAATTAACTTTCCAGTTTGATAATATAAAGAATTTAGGAAGTATAAAAGGTTCTGAATTAACTAAATATAAGGCTGTTAATCCAATAACTGGAAAAGAAATTCCTATAATGGCAGCTGATTTTGTTGATCCTAATGTTGCTACAGGTGTAGTGATGAGTGTTCCAGCCCATGCTCCTTTCGATTATTACTATTTGAAGAAAAATAAGCAACAAGATATGCAAATAGTTTCTGTTATTCAAGTTGAAGGTCAAGGTGACACTTTAGCTAAAGATCTTGTAGAGAAGACTAATCCAAAAAACAAAGATGATCTTCAAAAATTAACTGAACAAGTTTATAGAATAGAATATAACAAGGGTAAGATGAAAGATGTGAGCTCGCTAGTAAAACCAGAATTTGTTAACTACTTTAAGTCGTTTATTGGCTTATCAGTTCCAGAGGCAAGGCAAAAAGTAACTGAGTTCTTAATAGAGAAAGGCTTAGGTAGGAAAATTTATGAAATTATGAATAGACCGGTTTATTGTAGGTGTGGTAACGAGGTTGTAGTTAAAATACTAAAGGATCAATGGTTCTTAGACTATGGTAACCCACAATGGAAGGCTTTAGCTAAAAAATTAATTTCTAATATGAAATTTATTCCGCCAGAGACAAAGAAAGATTTTGAGTTTGTCGCAGATTGGTTACAAAAAAGGGCATGTGCTAGAACGAGAGGATTAGGTACGCCATTACCTTGGGATAAAAAATGGATTATTGAAAGTTTAAGTGATTCCACTATCTATATGGCCTACTATACAATTTCACATAAAATAAGGCAATATCAATTAAAACCCTCTCAACTTACTTATGATTTCTGGAATTATATAATGCTAGGTATTGGAGATATTGATAAGATTTCCAGTGAAACTGGTATATCTAAAGAAATAATTAGGGAAATGAGGAATGAATTTCTATATTGGTATCCATTAGATATACGCCACAGTGGTAAGGATTTAATTCCTAATCATTTATCGTTTTTCATATTTAATCATGCAGCAATTTTCCCAGAAGAATTATGGCCGAAAGCTATAGCAGTCAACGGTTTCGTTTTATATGAAGGAAAGAAAATGAGTAAATCATTAAGGAACATTATTCCATTAAGAAAAGCTCTGAGAATTTATAGTCCAGACGTTGTAAGAATAGCATTGACATCTACTGCCGATATGGGTTCTGATGTAAACTTTAGTGACTCTTATGCAAAGTCAGTAGGAGAAATATTAAGGAGGTATTACGAATTTATAAAGGAGTTACCTAAGTATGATGGTGAAGGTAGTGAATTTGCTAATAAATGGTTAAAGGCTCAAGTAAGTAGTATTGTACTCAGTTCTACTAAGAATATGGATAATATTGATTTTAGAAGTACTATTAATGATATATTATATTCATTTGATTCTTATTTGAGAGAATATATCGATATGTGTAAAGCTGATGGAAAAGAACCAAATGGAAAATTATTAAGAGAAGTAATAGAGACATGGATAAAACTATTAGCACCTTTTGCTCCTCACTTTGCTGAAGAAATTTGGCATGAATTAGGTCATA
It encodes the following:
- the leuS gene encoding leucine--tRNA ligase; this translates as MSAKEFVDFLTSIAEKWQKEWEKAKIFEANPDRTRNKFFTTVAFPYPNSPFHLGHGRTYVTCDIYARYMRMKGYNVLFPMGFHYTGTPIIAMADDVAKGDKELIDIFKNIYEIPDNVISKLADPLFMANYFRDEIKKAMKEIGLSIDWRREFTTIDPEFSSFIVWQFNKLQEKGYIVRDTHPVGWCPVHHIPVGMHDTKGDMEPEIGEFVLIYFNSDLGILPAATLRPETVFGAIGIWVNPDVTYSIIELDGKKMIVSERAAFKLTFQFDNIKNLGSIKGSELTKYKAVNPITGKEIPIMAADFVDPNVATGVVMSVPAHAPFDYYYLKKNKQQDMQIVSVIQVEGQGDTLAKDLVEKTNPKNKDDLQKLTEQVYRIEYNKGKMKDVSSLVKPEFVNYFKSFIGLSVPEARQKVTEFLIEKGLGRKIYEIMNRPVYCRCGNEVVVKILKDQWFLDYGNPQWKALAKKLISNMKFIPPETKKDFEFVADWLQKRACARTRGLGTPLPWDKKWIIESLSDSTIYMAYYTISHKIRQYQLKPSQLTYDFWNYIMLGIGDIDKISSETGISKEIIREMRNEFLYWYPLDIRHSGKDLIPNHLSFFIFNHAAIFPEELWPKAIAVNGFVLYEGKKMSKSLRNIIPLRKALRIYSPDVVRIALTSTADMGSDVNFSDSYAKSVGEILRRYYEFIKELPKYDGEGSEFANKWLKAQVSSIVLSSTKNMDNIDFRSTINDILYSFDSYLREYIDMCKADGKEPNGKLLREVIETWIKLLAPFAPHFAEEIWHELGHTTFISLEKWPTAEESSEDLYYILIHEYHKRIIEDSQKIINYYYKGKPSIVKIYVAEQELMKVLREAVQILSNGGTLKQLMEKERPPDKKLANIIRKIYELAIELDDNMKKLILGYNINEREILELGTKYMSYKLGIPVEVYDVSKLDKNKYNKEALPLKPAIIVE